A stretch of the Helicoverpa armigera isolate CAAS_96S chromosome 5, ASM3070526v1, whole genome shotgun sequence genome encodes the following:
- the LOC110374623 gene encoding homeobox protein extradenticle isoform X1, with protein sequence MDDPNRMMAHSGGLMGPQGYGLPGGEGAPAAGEGEARKQDIGEILQQIMNITDQSLDEAQARKHTLNCHRMKPALFSVLCEIKEKTVLSLRNTQEEEPPDPQLMRLDNMLIAEGVAGPEKGGGAGAAASASAAAGEWDNAIEHSDYRAKLAQIRQIYHQELDKYENACNEFTTHVMNLLREQSRTRPITPKEIERMVQIIHKKFSSIQMQLKQSTCEAVMILRSRFLDARRKRRNFSKQASEILNEYFYSHLSNPYPSEEAKEELARKCGITVSQVSNWFGNKRIRYKKNIGKAQEEANLYAAKKAADLPWVGAGRDASSPPARATAYYTAGASPYSMGAASGTATPMMSPAPTQDSMGYSLPAPGYDQPQPSYDGSMGYDPMHQDLSP encoded by the exons ATGGACGATCCAAATAGGATGATGGCGCACAGCGGCGGGCTTATGGGGCCGCAGGGCTACGGGCTGCCTGGCGGCGAGGGAGCTCCGGCTGCTGGCGAGGGCGAAGCTCGCAAACAAGATATAGGCGAAATATTGCAACAGATCATGAATATCACAGACCAGAGTCTTGATGAAGCACAAGCGAGAAAACACACGCTCAATTGTCACAGAATGAAGCCTGCCCTATTTTCAGTGTTGTGTGAAATCAAAGAGAAAACAG TCCTGTCCCTCCGCAACACGCAAGAGGAGGAGCCTCCAGATCCGCAGCTGATGCGCCTGGACAACATGCTGATAGCTGAGGGGGTGGCCGGCCCGGAGAAGGGTGGAGGTGCGGGTGCCGCTGCCTCGGCCTCTGCTGCTGCTGGGGAATGGG ACAACGCGATCGAGCACTCTGACTACCGCGCGAAGCTGGCGCAGATCCGGCAGATCTACCACCAGGAGTTGGACAAGTACGAGAACGCCTGCAACGAGTTCACCACGCACGTCATGAACCTGCTGCGCGAGCAGAGCCGCACCAGGCCTATTACGCCTAAG GAAATCGAGCGCATGGTGCAGATCATCCACAAGAAGTTCAGCTCCATCCAGATGCAGCTGAAGCAGTCCACCTGCGAGGCTGTCATGATACTGCGCTCACG TTTCCTGGACGCGCGTCGCAAACGCCGCAACTTCAGCAAGCAAGCGTCGGAGATCCTCAACGAGTATTTCTACTCGCACCTCTCCAACCCTTACCCCAGCGAGGAGGCGAAAGAGGAGCTGGCGCGGAAGTGCGGCATTACCGTCTCCCAG GTGTCCAACTGGTTCGGCAACAAGCGCATTCGCTACAAGAAGAACATCGGCAAGGCGCAGGAGGAGGCCAACCTCTATGCCGCCAAGAAAGCTGCCG ACCTGCCTTGGGTTGGCGCGGGGCGCGATGCTAGCTCTCCGCCCGCCAGAGCAACCGCCTATTACA CTGCAGGCGCGTCGCCGTACTCGATGGGCGCGGCGTCGGGCACGGCCACGCCCATGATGTCGCCGGCGCCCACGCAGGACTCCATGGGCTACTCGCTGCCGGCGCCGGGCTACGACCAGCCACAGCCTAGCTACGACGGATCCATGGGCTACGATCCCATGCACCAGGACCTGTCGCCGTAG
- the LOC110374623 gene encoding homeobox protein extradenticle isoform X2, which translates to MDDPNRMMAHSGGLMGPQGYGLPGGEGAPAAGEGEARKQDIGEILQQIMNITDQSLDEAQARKHTLNCHRMKPALFSVLCEIKEKTVLSLRNTQEEEPPDPQLMRLDNMLIAEGVAGPEKGGGAGAAASASAAAGEWDNAIEHSDYRAKLAQIRQIYHQELDKYENACNEFTTHVMNLLREQSRTRPITPKEIERMVQIIHKKFSSIQMQLKQSTCEAVMILRSRFLDSRRKRRNFTKQALELLNEYFYSHLANPYPSEDVKEELARKCGITVSQVSNWFGNKRIRYKKNIGKAQEEANLYAAKKAADLPWVGAGRDASSPPARATAYYTAGASPYSMGAASGTATPMMSPAPTQDSMGYSLPAPGYDQPQPSYDGSMGYDPMHQDLSP; encoded by the exons ATGGACGATCCAAATAGGATGATGGCGCACAGCGGCGGGCTTATGGGGCCGCAGGGCTACGGGCTGCCTGGCGGCGAGGGAGCTCCGGCTGCTGGCGAGGGCGAAGCTCGCAAACAAGATATAGGCGAAATATTGCAACAGATCATGAATATCACAGACCAGAGTCTTGATGAAGCACAAGCGAGAAAACACACGCTCAATTGTCACAGAATGAAGCCTGCCCTATTTTCAGTGTTGTGTGAAATCAAAGAGAAAACAG TCCTGTCCCTCCGCAACACGCAAGAGGAGGAGCCTCCAGATCCGCAGCTGATGCGCCTGGACAACATGCTGATAGCTGAGGGGGTGGCCGGCCCGGAGAAGGGTGGAGGTGCGGGTGCCGCTGCCTCGGCCTCTGCTGCTGCTGGGGAATGGG ACAACGCGATCGAGCACTCTGACTACCGCGCGAAGCTGGCGCAGATCCGGCAGATCTACCACCAGGAGTTGGACAAGTACGAGAACGCCTGCAACGAGTTCACCACGCACGTCATGAACCTGCTGCGCGAGCAGAGCCGCACCAGGCCTATTACGCCTAAG GAAATCGAGCGCATGGTGCAGATCATCCACAAGAAGTTCAGCTCCATCCAGATGCAGCTGAAGCAGTCCACCTGCGAGGCTGTCATGATACTGCGCTCACG TTTCCTCGACTCGCGCCGGAAGCGACGCAACTTCACCAAGCAGGCGCTCGAGCTGCTCAATGAGTACTTCTACTCGCACCTCGCCAACCCCTACCCCAGCGAGGACGTCAAGGAGGAGCTCGCCAGGAAGTGCGGCATTACTGTCTCACAG GTGTCCAACTGGTTCGGCAACAAGCGCATTCGCTACAAGAAGAACATCGGCAAGGCGCAGGAGGAGGCCAACCTCTATGCCGCCAAGAAAGCTGCCG ACCTGCCTTGGGTTGGCGCGGGGCGCGATGCTAGCTCTCCGCCCGCCAGAGCAACCGCCTATTACA CTGCAGGCGCGTCGCCGTACTCGATGGGCGCGGCGTCGGGCACGGCCACGCCCATGATGTCGCCGGCGCCCACGCAGGACTCCATGGGCTACTCGCTGCCGGCGCCGGGCTACGACCAGCCACAGCCTAGCTACGACGGATCCATGGGCTACGATCCCATGCACCAGGACCTGTCGCCGTAG
- the LOC110374660 gene encoding pre-mRNA-splicing factor 38B, producing MSEVEEFNQQKPAKTGKQHNILPIWGNEQTMNLNPLILANIQGSSYFKVHLFKLKTYHEVVDEIYYQVKHLEPWERGSRKTAGQTGMCGGVRGVGAGGIVSTAFCLLYKLYTLRLTRKQVNGLLQHSDSPYIRALGFMYIRYTQPPADLFDWYADYLDDEEEVDPRAGGGGSTTIGALVRQMLIKLDWFSTLFPRIPVPIQKQIEQKLGEHNRQSAANKPAANYRGGGGGGASNGGNSAGGGGGNVGPAPYNPGRMDADRREHDDRDRRDYGDNDRYSKDRTRRDDRDNRDRDRDRDRDRDRDRGDRDRDRRDRDRRDRHREKSRSRDRQRHRSRSRDRRFR from the exons ATGTCTGAAGTTGAAG AGTTCAACCAGCAAAAGCCTGCAAAGACGGGCAAGCAACATAACATATTACCAATATGGGGTAATGAACAGACTATGAACCTGAACCCACTAATATTAGCAAATATTCAGGGCTCTAGCTACTTCAAAG TGCACCTATTCAAGCTGAAGACATACCACGAGGTGGTTGACGAGATCTACTACCAGGTGAAGCACCTGGAGCCCTGGGAGAGGGGCAGCCGCAAGACTGCCGGCCAGACGGGCATGTGTGGCGGC GTGCGCGGCGTAGGCGCAGGCGGTATCGTGTCCACAGCATTCTGCCTGCTGTACAAGCTGTACACATTGCGTCTCACACGTAAGCAGGTAAACGGCCTGCTGCAGCACTCCGACTCGCCCTACATCAGAGCACTCG GATTCATGTACATCCGCTACACACAGCCCCCAGCAGACCTCTTCGACTGGTATGCAGACTACTTAGACGATGAAGAGGAGGTAGACCCTCGCGCCGGGGGCGGAGGCTCCACAACCATCGGTGCTCTGGTGAGACAGATGCTCATCAAACTGGACTGGTTCAGCACTCTCTTCCCCAGAATACCAGTACCCATCCAGAAGCAGATTGAACAGAA GCTAGGGGAGCACAACAGGCAGTCAGCAGCTAACAAGCCAGCTGCGAACTaccgcggcggcggcggcggcggagccAGCAACGGCGGGAACAGCGCGGGCGGGGGCGGAGGCAACGTTGGACCCGCTCCCTACAACCCCGGCAGAATGGACGCCGACCGGAGGGAGCACGATGACAGAGACAGACGTGACTACGGCGACAATGATAG gtACTCAAAAGACAGAACGAGACGTGACGACCGCGACAACAGAGACCGTGATCGTGATCGCGACAGAGACCGCGATCGTGACCGTGGTGACCGCGATCGAGACCGTCGCGATCGGGACCGCCGCGATCGCCACCGGGAGAAGTCGCGATCACGCGATCGACAGCGCCACCGATCAAGATCCAGAGATCGCCGCTTCAGATAA
- the Ubl gene encoding ubiquitin-like protein 5, with the protein MLEVTCNDRLGKKVRVKCNPDDTVGDLKKLIAAQTGTRYDKIVLKKWYTVFKDHIKLSDYEIHDGMNLELYYQ; encoded by the exons ATGCTTGAAGTAACTTGCAATGATCGTCTTGGAAAGAAAGTGAGAGTTAAATGCAACCCAGATGACACAGTTGGAGACCTTAAAAAGTTAATAGCAGCACAAACTGGCACACGATACGACAAAATCGTCCTTAAGAAATGGTACACAGTGTTTAAGGACCACATCAAGCTATCTGACT ATGAAATCCACGACGGCATGAACTTGGAACTGTACTACCAATAG
- the LOC110374623 gene encoding homeobox protein extradenticle isoform X4: protein MDDPNRMMAHSGGLMGPQGYGLPGGEGAPAAGEGEARKQDIGEILQQIMNITDQSLDEAQARKHTLNCHRMKPALFSVLCEIKEKTVLSLRNTQEEEPPDPQLMRLDNMLIAEGVAGPEKGGGAGAAASASAAAGEWDNAIEHSDYRAKLAQIRQIYHQELDKYENACNEFTTHVMNLLREQSRTRPITPKEIERMVQIIHKKFSSIQMQLKQSTCEAVMILRSRFLDSRRKRRNFTKQALELLNEYFYSHLANPYPSEDVKEELARKCGITVSQVSNWFGNKRIRYKKNIGKAQEEANLYAAKKAAAAGASPYSMGAASGTATPMMSPAPTQDSMGYSLPAPGYDQPQPSYDGSMGYDPMHQDLSP, encoded by the exons ATGGACGATCCAAATAGGATGATGGCGCACAGCGGCGGGCTTATGGGGCCGCAGGGCTACGGGCTGCCTGGCGGCGAGGGAGCTCCGGCTGCTGGCGAGGGCGAAGCTCGCAAACAAGATATAGGCGAAATATTGCAACAGATCATGAATATCACAGACCAGAGTCTTGATGAAGCACAAGCGAGAAAACACACGCTCAATTGTCACAGAATGAAGCCTGCCCTATTTTCAGTGTTGTGTGAAATCAAAGAGAAAACAG TCCTGTCCCTCCGCAACACGCAAGAGGAGGAGCCTCCAGATCCGCAGCTGATGCGCCTGGACAACATGCTGATAGCTGAGGGGGTGGCCGGCCCGGAGAAGGGTGGAGGTGCGGGTGCCGCTGCCTCGGCCTCTGCTGCTGCTGGGGAATGGG ACAACGCGATCGAGCACTCTGACTACCGCGCGAAGCTGGCGCAGATCCGGCAGATCTACCACCAGGAGTTGGACAAGTACGAGAACGCCTGCAACGAGTTCACCACGCACGTCATGAACCTGCTGCGCGAGCAGAGCCGCACCAGGCCTATTACGCCTAAG GAAATCGAGCGCATGGTGCAGATCATCCACAAGAAGTTCAGCTCCATCCAGATGCAGCTGAAGCAGTCCACCTGCGAGGCTGTCATGATACTGCGCTCACG TTTCCTCGACTCGCGCCGGAAGCGACGCAACTTCACCAAGCAGGCGCTCGAGCTGCTCAATGAGTACTTCTACTCGCACCTCGCCAACCCCTACCCCAGCGAGGACGTCAAGGAGGAGCTCGCCAGGAAGTGCGGCATTACTGTCTCACAG GTGTCCAACTGGTTCGGCAACAAGCGCATTCGCTACAAGAAGAACATCGGCAAGGCGCAGGAGGAGGCCAACCTCTATGCCGCCAAGAAAGCTGCCG CTGCAGGCGCGTCGCCGTACTCGATGGGCGCGGCGTCGGGCACGGCCACGCCCATGATGTCGCCGGCGCCCACGCAGGACTCCATGGGCTACTCGCTGCCGGCGCCGGGCTACGACCAGCCACAGCCTAGCTACGACGGATCCATGGGCTACGATCCCATGCACCAGGACCTGTCGCCGTAG
- the LOC110374634 gene encoding glycine--tRNA ligase — translation MRNVVALVYKCSSVFSKNLPSICSQVRLSHNQWGSNKLHRKIKIPNPQREIIMADPKIEEILAPLRASVKEQGDLVRKLKQEKAPEMDVKKAVAELKARKKVLEDKELSLAPAEELFDRAKMEDLIKRRFFYDQSFAIYGGITGQFDFGPMGCALKSNMIQLWRKYFILQEQMLEVDCSILTPEPVLKASGHVERFADLMTKDVKSGECFRLDHLIKAHLEKIKSEKNTTAELKAEIEDILVKLDGMTADQMSALMQRFNMKSPISGNDLTPPIEFNLMFNTQIGPSGLVKGFLRPETAQGIFVNFKRLLEFNQGRLPFAAAQIGNSFRNEISPRSGLLRVREFTMCEIEHFCDTKDHPKFDTVKDTQMLFYSADSQEQGKPAEIMTIGDAVSKGIVNNETLGYFMARIHLYMLAVGIDPKKLRFRQHMGNEMAHYACDCWDAECLTSYGWVECVGCADRSAYDLTQHTKATGIRLAAEKKLPAPKQIEVVEAVPNKAAIGKEFKKDAKLINDGLAAMDSAALDELQSKLAGDGEYILSTPNGDFKLTPNLVSVKKTQKTVHVEEIIPSVIEPSFGVGRILYSILEHNFKMREGDEQRTYFSLPATVAPMKCAVLPLSGNAEFQPFVRELSHGLIDADVSHKVDDSSGSIGRRYARTDELGVPYAITVDFDTIKEPHTVTLRERDSMGQVRLPLTDVPAVVRDLSNSKISWSNIEEKYPKFEQQEAVKGAAA, via the coding sequence ATGAGAAACGTTGTAGCGTTAGTATATAAGTGTAGTAGTGTATTTAGTAAAAACCTACCATCTATCTGCAGTCAAGTGCGATTATCTCACAATCAGTGGGGCAGCAATAAGCTTCACAGGAAGATCAAAATACCGAATCCTCAGAGAGAAATAATCATGGCTGATCCTAAAATTGAAGAAATACTGGCGCCGCTGCGGGCCAGCGTCAAAGAACAGGGTGATTTAGTCAGGAAACTCAAGCAGGAGAAAGCCCCAGAAATGGACGTGAAGAAAGCTGTCGCTGAACTTAAGGCTAGGAAGAAAGTTCTGGAGGACAAAGAGTTAAGTCTGGCTCCAGCAGAAGAACTTTTTGATCGCGCTAAAATGGAGGATCTTATTAAAAGGAGATTTTTCTATGACCAGTCGTTTGCTATCTATGGTGGCATCACTGGCCAGTTTGATTTTGGCCCCATGGGATGCGCTCTCAAGAGCAACATGATCCAACTTTGGAGAAAGTACTTCATTCTACAAGAGCAGATGTTGGAGGTAGATTGTTCCATTCTAACTCCTGAACCAGTACTTAAAGCTTCTGGGCATGTGGAACGGTTTGCTGACCTTATGACTAAAGATGTTAAGTCTGGAGAATGCTTCCGTCTGGACCACTTGATTAAGGCTCATCTAGAAAAGATCAAAAGTGAGAAGAACACAACTGCGGAACTCAAAGCTGAGATTGAAGATATTCTTGTAAAACTGGATGGTATGACAGCGGACCAGATGTCAGCTCTGATGCAAAGGTTCAACATGAAGTCCCCCATCAGTGGCAATGACCTCACTCCTCCAATTGAATTCAACCTCATGTTCAACACCCAGATTGGTCCCAGTGGATTAGTGAAAGGTTTCCTGAGACCTGAAACTGCCCAGGGtatttttgttaactttaaACGCCTTTTGGAGTTCAATCAAGGCCGCCTGCCATTTGCCGCTGCTCAGATTGGCAACTCCTTCAGAAATGAAATCTCACCACGTTCTGGTCTCCTCAGAGTCAGAGAATTCACCATGTGTGAAATTGAGCACTTCTGTGACACTAAAGATCATCCCAAGTTTGATACAGTGAAGGACACCCAGATGCTATTCTACTCTGCTGATAGCCAGGAACAAGGCAAACCTGCTGAAATCATGACTATTGGAGATGCCGTCTCCAAAGGCATTGTTAACAATGAGACTCTGGGCTACTTCATGGCCAGAATCCACTTATACATGCTGGCTGTAGGCATTGACCCTAAGAAGCTGAGGTTTAGGCAGCACATGGGTAATGAGATGGCCCACTACGCCTGTGACTGCTGGGATGCTGAGTGCCTCACCAGCTATGGGTGGGTAGAGTGTGTGGGCTGTGCTGACAGGTCTGCTTATGATTTAACACAGCACACCAAAGCCACTGGCATCAGGCTAGCTGCTGAAAAGAAATTGCCAGCTCCCAAACAGATTGAAGTGGTTGAAGCTGTGCCCAACAAGGCAGCTATTGGTAAGGAATTCAAGAAAGATGCAAAACTTATCAATGATGGCTTAGCAGCTATGGACTCTGCAGCATTAGATGAACTGCAATCAAAATTGGCTGGAGATGGAGAATATATTCTGTCTACTCCCAATGGTGATTTCAAACTCACACCTAACCTTGTCAGTGTAAAGAAGACACAGAAAACAGTTCATGTTGAGGAGATCATCCCCAGTGTCATCGAGCCTTCATTTGGTGTGGGCAGGATCCTGTACTCTATCTTGGAACATAACTTTAAAATGAGAGAGGGTGATGAGCAGAGGACCTACTTCTCGCTACCAGCTACAGTCGCGCCAATGAAGTGCGCCGTCTTGCCGCTCAGTGGCAATGCGGAGTTCCAGCCATTCGTCAGGGAACTGTCCCATGGTCTGATAGACGCTGACGTGTCGCACAAAGTGGACGACTCATCGGGCTCGATTGGACGCAGATACGCCAGAACTGATGAGCTGGGTGTGCCTTACGCTATCACAGTCGATTTCGACACTATCAAAGAACCCCATACTGTAACGTTGAGAGAAAGAGATAGTATGGGACAAGTGAGACTGCCCCTGACTGATGTGCCAGCTGTTGTCAGAGACTTATCTAACAGCAAGATTTCATGGTCTAACATTGAAGAAAAATACCCCAAGTTTGAACAGCAGGAGGCGGTAAAAGGCGCTGCCGCGTAA
- the LOC110374623 gene encoding homeobox protein extradenticle isoform X6, with the protein MDDPNRMMAHSGGLMGPQGYGLPGGEGAPAAGEGEARKQDIGEILQQIMNITDQSLDEAQARKHTLNCHRMKPALFSVLCEIKEKTVLSLRNTQEEEPPDPQLMRLDNMLIAEGVAGPEKGGGAGAAASASAAAGEWDNAIEHSDYRAKLAQIRQIYHQELDKYENACNEFTTHVMNLLREQSRTRPITPKEIERMVQIIHKKFSSIQMQLKQSTCEAVMILRSRFLDSRRKRRNFTKQALELLNEYFYSHLANPYPSEDVKEELARKCGITVSQVSNWFGNKRIRYKKNIGKAQEEANLYAAKKAAGASPYSMGAASGTATPMMSPAPTQDSMGYSLPAPGYDQPQPSYDGSMGYDPMHQDLSP; encoded by the exons ATGGACGATCCAAATAGGATGATGGCGCACAGCGGCGGGCTTATGGGGCCGCAGGGCTACGGGCTGCCTGGCGGCGAGGGAGCTCCGGCTGCTGGCGAGGGCGAAGCTCGCAAACAAGATATAGGCGAAATATTGCAACAGATCATGAATATCACAGACCAGAGTCTTGATGAAGCACAAGCGAGAAAACACACGCTCAATTGTCACAGAATGAAGCCTGCCCTATTTTCAGTGTTGTGTGAAATCAAAGAGAAAACAG TCCTGTCCCTCCGCAACACGCAAGAGGAGGAGCCTCCAGATCCGCAGCTGATGCGCCTGGACAACATGCTGATAGCTGAGGGGGTGGCCGGCCCGGAGAAGGGTGGAGGTGCGGGTGCCGCTGCCTCGGCCTCTGCTGCTGCTGGGGAATGGG ACAACGCGATCGAGCACTCTGACTACCGCGCGAAGCTGGCGCAGATCCGGCAGATCTACCACCAGGAGTTGGACAAGTACGAGAACGCCTGCAACGAGTTCACCACGCACGTCATGAACCTGCTGCGCGAGCAGAGCCGCACCAGGCCTATTACGCCTAAG GAAATCGAGCGCATGGTGCAGATCATCCACAAGAAGTTCAGCTCCATCCAGATGCAGCTGAAGCAGTCCACCTGCGAGGCTGTCATGATACTGCGCTCACG TTTCCTCGACTCGCGCCGGAAGCGACGCAACTTCACCAAGCAGGCGCTCGAGCTGCTCAATGAGTACTTCTACTCGCACCTCGCCAACCCCTACCCCAGCGAGGACGTCAAGGAGGAGCTCGCCAGGAAGTGCGGCATTACTGTCTCACAG GTGTCCAACTGGTTCGGCAACAAGCGCATTCGCTACAAGAAGAACATCGGCAAGGCGCAGGAGGAGGCCAACCTCTATGCCGCCAAGAAAGCTGCCG GCGCGTCGCCGTACTCGATGGGCGCGGCGTCGGGCACGGCCACGCCCATGATGTCGCCGGCGCCCACGCAGGACTCCATGGGCTACTCGCTGCCGGCGCCGGGCTACGACCAGCCACAGCCTAGCTACGACGGATCCATGGGCTACGATCCCATGCACCAGGACCTGTCGCCGTAG
- the LOC110374623 gene encoding homeobox protein extradenticle isoform X3, with translation MDDPNRMMAHSGGLMGPQGYGLPGGEGAPAAGEGEARKQDIGEILQQIMNITDQSLDEAQARKHTLNCHRMKPALFSVLCEIKEKTVLSLRNTQEEEPPDPQLMRLDNMLIAEGVAGPEKGGGAGAAASASAAAGEWDNAIEHSDYRAKLAQIRQIYHQELDKYENACNEFTTHVMNLLREQSRTRPITPKEIERMVQIIHKKFSSIQMQLKQSTCEAVMILRSRFLDARRKRRNFSKQASEILNEYFYSHLSNPYPSEEAKEELARKCGITVSQVSNWFGNKRIRYKKNIGKAQEEANLYAAKKAAAAGASPYSMGAASGTATPMMSPAPTQDSMGYSLPAPGYDQPQPSYDGSMGYDPMHQDLSP, from the exons ATGGACGATCCAAATAGGATGATGGCGCACAGCGGCGGGCTTATGGGGCCGCAGGGCTACGGGCTGCCTGGCGGCGAGGGAGCTCCGGCTGCTGGCGAGGGCGAAGCTCGCAAACAAGATATAGGCGAAATATTGCAACAGATCATGAATATCACAGACCAGAGTCTTGATGAAGCACAAGCGAGAAAACACACGCTCAATTGTCACAGAATGAAGCCTGCCCTATTTTCAGTGTTGTGTGAAATCAAAGAGAAAACAG TCCTGTCCCTCCGCAACACGCAAGAGGAGGAGCCTCCAGATCCGCAGCTGATGCGCCTGGACAACATGCTGATAGCTGAGGGGGTGGCCGGCCCGGAGAAGGGTGGAGGTGCGGGTGCCGCTGCCTCGGCCTCTGCTGCTGCTGGGGAATGGG ACAACGCGATCGAGCACTCTGACTACCGCGCGAAGCTGGCGCAGATCCGGCAGATCTACCACCAGGAGTTGGACAAGTACGAGAACGCCTGCAACGAGTTCACCACGCACGTCATGAACCTGCTGCGCGAGCAGAGCCGCACCAGGCCTATTACGCCTAAG GAAATCGAGCGCATGGTGCAGATCATCCACAAGAAGTTCAGCTCCATCCAGATGCAGCTGAAGCAGTCCACCTGCGAGGCTGTCATGATACTGCGCTCACG TTTCCTGGACGCGCGTCGCAAACGCCGCAACTTCAGCAAGCAAGCGTCGGAGATCCTCAACGAGTATTTCTACTCGCACCTCTCCAACCCTTACCCCAGCGAGGAGGCGAAAGAGGAGCTGGCGCGGAAGTGCGGCATTACCGTCTCCCAG GTGTCCAACTGGTTCGGCAACAAGCGCATTCGCTACAAGAAGAACATCGGCAAGGCGCAGGAGGAGGCCAACCTCTATGCCGCCAAGAAAGCTGCCG CTGCAGGCGCGTCGCCGTACTCGATGGGCGCGGCGTCGGGCACGGCCACGCCCATGATGTCGCCGGCGCCCACGCAGGACTCCATGGGCTACTCGCTGCCGGCGCCGGGCTACGACCAGCCACAGCCTAGCTACGACGGATCCATGGGCTACGATCCCATGCACCAGGACCTGTCGCCGTAG
- the LOC110374623 gene encoding homeobox protein extradenticle isoform X5, whose product MDDPNRMMAHSGGLMGPQGYGLPGGEGAPAAGEGEARKQDIGEILQQIMNITDQSLDEAQARKHTLNCHRMKPALFSVLCEIKEKTVLSLRNTQEEEPPDPQLMRLDNMLIAEGVAGPEKGGGAGAAASASAAAGEWDNAIEHSDYRAKLAQIRQIYHQELDKYENACNEFTTHVMNLLREQSRTRPITPKEIERMVQIIHKKFSSIQMQLKQSTCEAVMILRSRFLDARRKRRNFSKQASEILNEYFYSHLSNPYPSEEAKEELARKCGITVSQVSNWFGNKRIRYKKNIGKAQEEANLYAAKKAAGASPYSMGAASGTATPMMSPAPTQDSMGYSLPAPGYDQPQPSYDGSMGYDPMHQDLSP is encoded by the exons ATGGACGATCCAAATAGGATGATGGCGCACAGCGGCGGGCTTATGGGGCCGCAGGGCTACGGGCTGCCTGGCGGCGAGGGAGCTCCGGCTGCTGGCGAGGGCGAAGCTCGCAAACAAGATATAGGCGAAATATTGCAACAGATCATGAATATCACAGACCAGAGTCTTGATGAAGCACAAGCGAGAAAACACACGCTCAATTGTCACAGAATGAAGCCTGCCCTATTTTCAGTGTTGTGTGAAATCAAAGAGAAAACAG TCCTGTCCCTCCGCAACACGCAAGAGGAGGAGCCTCCAGATCCGCAGCTGATGCGCCTGGACAACATGCTGATAGCTGAGGGGGTGGCCGGCCCGGAGAAGGGTGGAGGTGCGGGTGCCGCTGCCTCGGCCTCTGCTGCTGCTGGGGAATGGG ACAACGCGATCGAGCACTCTGACTACCGCGCGAAGCTGGCGCAGATCCGGCAGATCTACCACCAGGAGTTGGACAAGTACGAGAACGCCTGCAACGAGTTCACCACGCACGTCATGAACCTGCTGCGCGAGCAGAGCCGCACCAGGCCTATTACGCCTAAG GAAATCGAGCGCATGGTGCAGATCATCCACAAGAAGTTCAGCTCCATCCAGATGCAGCTGAAGCAGTCCACCTGCGAGGCTGTCATGATACTGCGCTCACG TTTCCTGGACGCGCGTCGCAAACGCCGCAACTTCAGCAAGCAAGCGTCGGAGATCCTCAACGAGTATTTCTACTCGCACCTCTCCAACCCTTACCCCAGCGAGGAGGCGAAAGAGGAGCTGGCGCGGAAGTGCGGCATTACCGTCTCCCAG GTGTCCAACTGGTTCGGCAACAAGCGCATTCGCTACAAGAAGAACATCGGCAAGGCGCAGGAGGAGGCCAACCTCTATGCCGCCAAGAAAGCTGCCG GCGCGTCGCCGTACTCGATGGGCGCGGCGTCGGGCACGGCCACGCCCATGATGTCGCCGGCGCCCACGCAGGACTCCATGGGCTACTCGCTGCCGGCGCCGGGCTACGACCAGCCACAGCCTAGCTACGACGGATCCATGGGCTACGATCCCATGCACCAGGACCTGTCGCCGTAG